In one Neobacillus sp. WH10 genomic region, the following are encoded:
- a CDS encoding DNA translocase FtsK, with the protein MAKRKRRKPKKRDNHLKRTVQYELSALALLALAVISIAKLGAVGKAIVLFFRFWMGEWYMLGLIGLVILSVYLMWKRCIPFFFHIKLVGSYFIVSAILLLSHVTLFHLLTNEGKFRDPSVIGNTWELFMMELRGETSTTDLGGGILGAILFALFHYLFAETGTKIIAFIFIIIGIILLTGKSFGDFIGKIMITLFDFIKNQWDAFKTDMSEWKQKQDERKNERKSQRQKEQENRQRESVPVINNQQQPNQQETIIPEPIISSFADRAYIEEAPKEKNQKEQSKARKSKPEDVEEDNTPPITFTEVENVAYELPPLRLLKLPKKTDQSGEYELIHANAAKLERTFQSFGVKARVTQVHLGPAVTKYEVHPDVGVKVSKIVSLSDDLALALAAKDIRIEAPIPGKSAIGIEVPNSEVAMVSLREVLEATQNDKPDAKLLIGLGRDITGEAVLAELNKMPHLLVAGATGSGKSVCINGIITSILMRAKPHEVKLMMIDPKMVELNVYNGIPHLLAPVVTDAKKASQALKKVVSEMERRYELFSYTGTRNIEGYNEHVRKHNSEENDKQPLLPYIVVIVDELADLMMVASSDVEDSITRLAQMARAAGIHLIIATQRPSVDVITGVIKANIPSRIAFAVSSATDSRTILDMGGAEKLLGRGDMLFLPVGASKPVRVQGAFLSDHEVEDTVEFVISQQKAQYQEEMIPDDIPEVTGAVDDDLYDEAVELIIEMQTASVSMLQRRFRIGYTRAARLIDEMEARGVVGPYEGSKPRAVLQTKPNEEQSS; encoded by the coding sequence ATGGCAAAAAGAAAGAGAAGAAAACCAAAAAAGAGAGATAACCATTTAAAACGAACCGTTCAATACGAATTATCCGCTTTAGCTTTATTGGCTCTAGCGGTAATTTCGATAGCAAAGCTTGGGGCAGTTGGAAAAGCAATTGTTCTATTCTTCCGTTTTTGGATGGGGGAATGGTATATGCTTGGTTTAATTGGGCTGGTAATATTAAGCGTTTATTTAATGTGGAAACGATGTATTCCTTTTTTCTTCCATATTAAGTTAGTTGGGAGCTATTTTATTGTTTCTGCTATCCTTCTATTAAGTCATGTTACACTTTTTCATTTGTTAACCAACGAGGGGAAATTTAGAGATCCTAGTGTAATTGGAAACACTTGGGAATTATTTATGATGGAGCTTAGAGGGGAAACAAGCACTACCGATCTTGGAGGAGGAATCCTCGGAGCAATCCTGTTTGCATTATTTCATTACCTTTTCGCAGAGACCGGTACAAAAATTATCGCTTTTATATTTATTATTATTGGAATTATTTTACTTACTGGAAAATCCTTTGGAGATTTCATTGGGAAAATCATGATTACCCTTTTTGATTTCATAAAAAATCAATGGGATGCCTTTAAAACAGATATGTCTGAATGGAAACAAAAACAAGATGAGCGAAAAAATGAGAGAAAATCTCAGAGACAGAAAGAACAAGAAAATCGCCAAAGAGAAAGTGTGCCCGTTATAAACAATCAGCAGCAGCCTAATCAGCAAGAAACGATCATTCCTGAACCTATCATTTCAAGTTTTGCAGACAGGGCTTATATAGAAGAGGCACCTAAGGAAAAAAACCAAAAAGAACAATCGAAGGCAAGAAAAAGTAAACCGGAAGATGTCGAGGAAGATAATACTCCGCCAATAACATTTACTGAAGTAGAAAATGTGGCTTACGAATTACCGCCACTCAGACTATTAAAGCTTCCAAAGAAAACAGATCAAAGTGGTGAATATGAGCTAATCCATGCAAACGCAGCAAAACTTGAAAGAACATTTCAAAGCTTTGGAGTAAAAGCTCGTGTCACCCAAGTTCATTTAGGACCTGCTGTAACAAAATATGAGGTACACCCAGATGTCGGTGTAAAAGTAAGTAAAATTGTCAGCTTAAGTGATGACCTAGCATTAGCACTTGCTGCCAAAGATATACGGATAGAAGCTCCCATTCCAGGTAAATCAGCAATTGGAATTGAAGTTCCAAATTCAGAGGTCGCCATGGTTTCCCTAAGGGAGGTACTAGAAGCAACTCAAAATGATAAACCGGATGCTAAATTATTAATCGGACTTGGCCGGGATATTACCGGTGAGGCTGTACTGGCAGAATTAAATAAAATGCCTCATTTACTTGTAGCTGGAGCAACCGGAAGTGGAAAAAGTGTTTGTATTAATGGTATTATCACAAGTATTTTAATGAGAGCAAAGCCTCATGAAGTTAAATTAATGATGATTGATCCAAAGATGGTCGAACTCAATGTTTATAACGGTATTCCCCATTTACTTGCACCTGTGGTAACCGATGCCAAAAAAGCTTCACAAGCATTAAAGAAAGTAGTAAGTGAAATGGAAAGACGGTATGAATTGTTTTCCTACACAGGTACACGTAATATAGAAGGGTATAATGAACACGTAAGAAAACATAATAGTGAAGAAAATGACAAACAGCCATTATTACCATATATTGTCGTCATTGTAGATGAGTTAGCTGATTTAATGATGGTTGCTTCATCCGATGTGGAAGATTCGATTACACGGCTTGCTCAAATGGCTCGTGCTGCGGGTATTCATTTAATCATTGCTACCCAACGGCCGTCTGTGGACGTTATAACAGGTGTCATAAAAGCAAATATTCCATCGCGAATTGCCTTTGCAGTTTCCAGTGCAACCGATTCAAGAACAATCTTGGATATGGGAGGGGCGGAAAAGCTGCTTGGACGAGGTGACATGTTATTCCTGCCAGTAGGAGCATCAAAACCTGTTCGTGTTCAGGGTGCTTTTCTTTCCGATCATGAGGTTGAAGATACGGTTGAATTCGTTATTTCACAGCAAAAGGCGCAATATCAAGAGGAAATGATTCCGGATGATATTCCAGAAGTAACAGGTGCAGTCGATGATGATTTATATGATGAAGCAGTTGAATTAATCATTGAAATGCAAACAGCATCAGTTTCCATGCTGCAGCGCCGCTTCCGAATCGGCTATACAAGAGCTGCTCGTCTAATAGATGAAATGGAAGCACGGGGAGTAGTAGGTCCATACGAGGGAAGTAAACCGCGTGCTGTATTGCAGACGAAGCCAAATGAAGAACAAAGTTCATAA
- a CDS encoding BMP family ABC transporter substrate-binding protein, which yields MKKRKIGMALSLVLAAGTLLGACGKSNDDKGTETTKGGDKEKAFSVAMVTDVGGVDDKSFNQSAWEGLQAFGKENDMKKGKGGFDYLQSKSDADYSTNLNKLSREKFDLVFGIGFLMQASVEEIAKQQKDTNFAIVDAEVKQPNVASILFKEQEAAFLAGVAAALQTKSNHVGFIGGMEIPVIERFESGFVAGVKAAKPDVKVDVQYSGAFDKAELGQSIASKMYSSGADVIFHAAGGTGNGLFKEANDRKKNDPSKEIWAIGVDRDQNDMGPDVVLTSAMKGVSVAVQDLSKKAKDGNFPGGEIALYGLAEDGVSLAPINSKASNKAAIDAAVKEWTDKIKSGSVKVPGTHKELETFSAK from the coding sequence TTGAAAAAGCGTAAAATTGGAATGGCGCTATCACTAGTTCTTGCTGCTGGAACACTTTTAGGTGCATGTGGAAAAAGTAATGATGACAAAGGTACCGAAACAACTAAAGGCGGAGATAAAGAAAAAGCTTTCTCTGTAGCTATGGTTACTGACGTCGGTGGTGTTGATGACAAATCATTTAACCAATCAGCATGGGAAGGTCTTCAAGCTTTTGGTAAAGAAAATGATATGAAAAAGGGTAAAGGCGGATTTGATTACCTTCAATCAAAATCTGATGCAGATTACTCAACAAACTTAAATAAACTATCTCGTGAAAAATTTGACCTAGTATTCGGAATTGGTTTCTTAATGCAAGCTTCCGTTGAAGAAATTGCGAAACAACAAAAAGATACAAACTTCGCTATTGTCGATGCTGAAGTAAAACAACCAAATGTTGCCAGCATCCTATTTAAAGAGCAAGAAGCAGCTTTCCTTGCAGGTGTAGCAGCTGCCCTACAAACAAAAAGTAACCATGTCGGATTTATCGGTGGAATGGAAATTCCTGTTATCGAGCGTTTCGAATCTGGTTTCGTTGCGGGCGTTAAGGCTGCAAAGCCGGATGTAAAAGTAGACGTTCAATATTCAGGTGCATTTGACAAAGCTGAATTAGGTCAATCTATTGCTTCTAAAATGTATTCTTCAGGCGCAGACGTTATCTTCCACGCCGCTGGTGGTACAGGTAATGGTCTATTCAAAGAAGCTAACGACCGTAAAAAGAATGACCCTAGCAAAGAAATTTGGGCTATCGGCGTAGACCGTGACCAAAACGATATGGGTCCAGATGTAGTTCTTACATCAGCTATGAAAGGTGTAAGCGTAGCCGTACAAGACCTTTCTAAAAAAGCAAAAGATGGTAATTTCCCTGGTGGAGAAATTGCATTATATGGGTTAGCTGAAGATGGTGTATCTTTAGCACCAATTAACAGCAAAGCCTCTAATAAAGCTGCAATTGATGCAGCGGTTAAAGAATGGACAGATAAAATTAAATCCGGTTCTGTAAAAGTTCCTGGTACCCACAAAGAGTTAGAAACTTTTAGTGCAAAATAA
- a CDS encoding ABC transporter permease, whose translation MSKRLKGLLTPVIAVLLGILVGTIIMLASGYDPVAAFSALWNGVFGDVYSFGEAVRQITPYILAGLAVAFAFRVGLFNIGVEGQFIVGWLAAVWVGVAFDLPRAIHLPLAILASMIAGALWAFIPGFLKARFRVHEVIVTIMMNYVALHVTNYIIRNVLASKSGDKTDMIHESASLRSEWLQSLTDYSRLHWGIVIAIICCFIMWFLLERTTRGFELRAVGFNQHAAHYSGMSVNKNIILSMLISGAFAGLAGSMEGLGTFGYAAVKGGFTGVGFDGIAVALLGGNTAFGVFLSAILFGVLKVGALNMPLEAGVPNELVDIIIALIVFFVASSYMIRALLDRLSKKEVK comes from the coding sequence ATGTCTAAACGCTTAAAGGGTTTATTAACGCCAGTTATTGCCGTTTTATTAGGTATTTTGGTTGGAACAATTATTATGTTAGCGAGTGGGTATGACCCTGTTGCTGCTTTTTCAGCATTGTGGAATGGAGTATTTGGAGATGTTTATTCTTTTGGAGAAGCAGTTAGGCAGATAACTCCCTATATTTTAGCAGGTTTAGCCGTAGCATTTGCTTTTCGTGTAGGCTTATTTAATATCGGAGTTGAAGGACAATTTATCGTTGGATGGCTTGCAGCGGTATGGGTAGGGGTTGCCTTTGATCTTCCCCGTGCTATTCACTTACCATTAGCAATTCTTGCTTCCATGATTGCTGGGGCTCTTTGGGCATTTATTCCAGGTTTTTTAAAAGCACGTTTTCGTGTCCACGAAGTTATTGTGACAATCATGATGAACTATGTGGCACTCCACGTTACTAACTATATTATTAGAAACGTTTTAGCATCAAAAAGTGGTGATAAAACAGATATGATTCACGAGTCAGCCTCATTACGCTCAGAGTGGTTACAAAGTTTAACAGATTACTCACGGCTTCACTGGGGTATAGTAATTGCTATTATTTGTTGTTTTATTATGTGGTTCTTGCTTGAAAGAACAACTAGGGGATTTGAATTACGGGCTGTTGGTTTTAACCAGCATGCTGCCCACTACTCAGGAATGAGTGTTAATAAAAACATTATTCTTTCTATGTTGATTTCTGGGGCATTTGCAGGTCTTGCAGGATCTATGGAAGGATTAGGCACATTTGGATATGCTGCTGTTAAGGGTGGATTTACTGGGGTTGGATTCGATGGAATTGCAGTTGCCTTATTGGGAGGCAATACAGCATTCGGTGTATTTTTATCAGCTATACTTTTCGGTGTATTAAAGGTTGGCGCTTTAAACATGCCACTTGAAGCAGGAGTACCTAACGAACTAGTTGATATTATTATTGCTTTAATTGTTTTCTTCGTAGCCTCAAGTTATATGATTAGAGCGTTACTTGATCGATTAAGCAAGAAGGAGGTGAAGTAA
- a CDS encoding pitrilysin family protein: MEKITFDQLQEELFHEKMTNGLDVFILPKKGFNKTFATFTTKYGSIDNTFVPLGKDEYVKVPDGIAHFLEHKLFEKEDGDVFQQFSRQGASANAFTSFTRTAYLFSSTSDVEKNLETLVDFVQDPYFSEKTVEKEKGIIGQEITMYDDNPDWRLYFGLIQNLYQNHPVKIDIAGTIESISHITKDLLYECYNTFYHPSNMLLFIVGPVNPEKMMTQVRDNQAKKDYKDMPEIKRQFETEPAQAAEKKQILEMNVQTSKILVGIKALHVDQTGDVLLKNELTMNVLLDLLFGKSSENYNQLYSEGLIDETFSYDYTQEQGFGFAMVGGDTGEPDKLSDMLVNMLLEAKKGSIFSEQQLERAKKKKIGAFLRAINSPEYIANQFTRYAFNEMNLFDVVPTLEKITLNDVQSLAAEVISEERFSVCQVVPKKK; this comes from the coding sequence ATGGAGAAAATTACTTTTGACCAGCTTCAAGAAGAGCTTTTTCATGAAAAAATGACAAATGGCTTAGACGTCTTTATTTTGCCAAAGAAAGGTTTTAATAAAACATTTGCCACGTTTACAACAAAGTACGGTTCAATAGATAATACATTTGTTCCGTTGGGTAAAGATGAGTATGTTAAGGTTCCCGACGGGATTGCCCACTTTTTAGAGCATAAGCTGTTTGAAAAAGAAGATGGTGATGTCTTTCAGCAATTTAGCCGTCAAGGTGCATCCGCAAATGCCTTTACGTCCTTTACTCGCACAGCTTATTTATTTTCAAGTACATCCGATGTCGAAAAAAACCTTGAAACACTAGTTGATTTTGTTCAGGATCCTTATTTTTCCGAGAAAACTGTCGAAAAGGAAAAAGGAATTATCGGCCAAGAAATAACCATGTATGATGATAATCCAGATTGGCGTTTATATTTCGGATTAATCCAAAACCTTTATCAAAATCATCCGGTAAAAATTGATATTGCTGGCACAATTGAGTCCATCTCCCATATCACAAAAGATTTGCTTTATGAGTGTTACAATACCTTTTATCACCCGAGTAACATGCTTTTGTTTATTGTGGGCCCGGTTAATCCTGAAAAGATGATGACTCAAGTTAGAGACAACCAAGCAAAAAAAGATTATAAGGATATGCCTGAAATCAAACGTCAATTTGAAACGGAGCCTGCTCAAGCTGCCGAAAAGAAGCAGATCCTTGAAATGAATGTACAAACCTCTAAAATTCTCGTTGGCATTAAAGCGCTGCATGTCGACCAAACCGGTGATGTGTTACTCAAAAATGAGTTAACTATGAACGTATTGCTTGATTTGTTGTTTGGAAAAAGCTCCGAAAACTACAATCAGCTTTATAGTGAAGGTCTTATCGATGAAACCTTCTCATATGACTACACGCAGGAACAAGGTTTTGGTTTCGCAATGGTCGGCGGAGACACAGGAGAACCAGATAAATTATCTGACATGCTTGTAAATATGCTCCTAGAAGCAAAAAAGGGGAGTATATTTAGTGAACAGCAATTAGAAAGAGCGAAAAAGAAGAAAATTGGTGCCTTTTTACGTGCAATAAATTCTCCGGAATATATTGCAAATCAATTTACTCGTTATGCATTTAATGAAATGAATTTATTCGATGTTGTGCCAACACTAGAAAAAATAACATTAAATGATGTTCAATCATTAGCCGCAGAAGTGATCTCAGAGGAACGGTTTTCTGTATGTCAGGTAGTTCCAAAGAAAAAATAG
- a CDS encoding GntR family transcriptional regulator, with translation MSSIKSDNRHLYLQVIERLKQDIENGVYKEKEKLPSEFDLAKQLGVSRATLREALRILEEENVIIRRHGVGTFVNAKPMFTSGIEQLNSVTNMIKQAGMKPGTIFLSSSTQGPTEEDIRRFSCSTSEEIFVMERVRTANGEPVVYCIDKVPERILPETFSHEEESIFQILDEEANRKITYAVAQIEPLGYHDKISPILECDPETALLVLKQMHFDEMDEPVLYSVNYFKADKFSFHVLRKRI, from the coding sequence ATGTCATCAATTAAGTCAGATAACCGGCACTTATATTTACAAGTGATCGAACGGTTAAAGCAAGATATTGAAAATGGGGTTTATAAAGAAAAAGAAAAATTACCTTCTGAATTCGATCTTGCCAAACAGCTTGGTGTAAGCAGGGCAACTCTTCGGGAAGCACTACGTATTCTAGAAGAAGAAAACGTTATCATAAGGCGTCACGGTGTTGGCACCTTTGTAAACGCAAAGCCGATGTTTACTTCGGGGATTGAACAACTTAATAGTGTTACTAACATGATTAAACAAGCTGGAATGAAACCAGGTACAATTTTCTTAAGTTCATCAACTCAAGGTCCTACCGAAGAGGATATTCGTCGTTTTTCATGTTCTACTAGCGAAGAAATTTTTGTGATGGAAAGGGTAAGAACCGCAAATGGAGAACCAGTCGTCTACTGTATCGACAAGGTTCCAGAACGCATTTTGCCAGAGACATTTTCCCATGAGGAAGAATCTATTTTTCAGATTTTAGATGAAGAGGCAAATCGCAAAATTACATACGCGGTTGCCCAAATCGAGCCCTTGGGCTATCATGACAAAATTTCCCCAATTCTAGAATGTGATCCTGAAACAGCATTGTTAGTATTGAAACAAATGCATTTCGATGAAATGGATGAACCTGTCCTATATTCGGTAAACTATTTTAAAGCGGACAAATTTAGTTTTCATGTTTTAAGGAAAAGAATTTAA
- a CDS encoding pitrilysin family protein — MDATTEKITEMHGYNLHVIETEKYKTNTLVWRMKAPLTKEDVTKRALLPHVLQSSSGKYSTTTALRSYLDELYGATLFVDLAKKGEYHIMSFSLEIANEKFLSDSNPLLKKGFELLAEVLINPNISGNAFDRETVEKEKRSLKSRIQSVFDDKMRYSNVRLLEEMCKGEPYALQVNGDAADVDAITAENLYDYFKSAFLEDEMDLYVIGDVKVDEVKKLAAELLNFESRTPNKVKAEKTNKRAEVNEVKEEQDVKQGKLNIGYRTNIVYGDSDYFALQVFNGIFGGFSHSKLFINVREKASLAYYAASRLESHKGLMMVMSGIDLKNYDQAVGIIHEQMDAMKKGDFTDQELEQTKAVIKNQIMETIDTARGLTDILYHNVVAHSDIKLDSWISEMQNITKEEIVAVANKIELDTIYFLTGTEAGN, encoded by the coding sequence ATGGACGCTACTACAGAAAAAATAACAGAAATGCATGGTTACAACCTTCATGTCATTGAAACAGAAAAATATAAAACAAATACATTGGTTTGGAGGATGAAAGCTCCATTAACAAAAGAGGATGTAACGAAAAGGGCACTTCTTCCCCATGTATTACAAAGCAGTTCTGGAAAATATTCTACAACAACGGCATTACGTTCTTATTTAGATGAATTATATGGTGCGACTCTTTTTGTAGATCTGGCAAAAAAAGGTGAATACCATATTATGAGCTTTTCTTTAGAAATTGCAAATGAAAAATTTTTAAGCGATTCTAATCCGTTATTAAAAAAAGGCTTTGAATTGTTGGCAGAAGTTTTAATCAATCCTAACATATCAGGAAATGCTTTTGACCGAGAAACAGTAGAAAAAGAAAAACGCTCACTTAAGTCACGGATTCAATCAGTTTTTGATGATAAAATGCGTTATTCTAATGTACGCCTTTTAGAGGAAATGTGTAAAGGAGAGCCCTATGCTCTGCAGGTAAATGGTGATGCGGCAGATGTTGATGCCATAACAGCGGAAAATTTATACGATTATTTTAAAAGTGCTTTTTTAGAGGATGAGATGGATCTCTATGTTATCGGTGATGTAAAAGTGGATGAGGTCAAAAAATTAGCAGCGGAGCTTCTTAACTTTGAAAGCCGTACACCGAATAAGGTAAAGGCAGAGAAGACCAATAAAAGAGCAGAAGTTAATGAGGTAAAAGAAGAGCAAGATGTAAAACAAGGGAAATTAAATATTGGATATCGTACTAATATCGTTTATGGCGATTCTGATTATTTTGCCCTGCAGGTTTTTAATGGTATTTTTGGCGGCTTTTCACATTCCAAGCTTTTTATCAACGTTCGAGAGAAAGCCAGCCTTGCCTATTATGCAGCGAGCCGCTTAGAAAGTCATAAAGGGTTAATGATGGTTATGTCAGGAATTGACTTAAAGAACTATGATCAGGCTGTTGGAATTATCCATGAGCAAATGGATGCAATGAAAAAAGGTGATTTCACAGACCAAGAGTTAGAGCAAACAAAGGCTGTAATAAAAAATCAAATCATGGAAACCATTGACACTGCAAGAGGATTAACCGATATTCTCTATCATAATGTGGTTGCACATTCCGATATTAAACTTGATTCATGGATATCTGAAATGCAAAACATAACAAAGGAAGAAATTGTTGCGGTTGCGAACAAGATTGAACTTGATACCATTTATTTCTTAACTGGGACGGAGGCGGGCAATTAA
- a CDS encoding ABC transporter permease, which translates to MSLMDILMIVVPSTLLWAAPLVFTALGGIFSERSGVVNIGLEGLMVIGAFSAIVFNITFVDTFGSLTPWISILVAMVAGAIFSLLHAVAAITFRADHTVSGVAINLLATGITLFLVKLIYGKGETGIIKEGISKVNIPYLEDIPIIGPIFFQNTYWTSFLAIIVAIIVWYVVFKTPFGLRLRSVGEHPMAADTMGINVTKMRYLGVILSGALGGIGGAVYAQSIANNFSHSTISGQGFMALAAMIFGKWHPLGALGAAIFFGFAQSISIIGSSLPFLKEIPSVYLLIAPYVLTILALTGFIGRADAPKSIGTHYIKGNR; encoded by the coding sequence TTGAGCTTAATGGATATCTTAATGATAGTCGTTCCATCCACGTTGTTATGGGCTGCTCCGCTTGTCTTCACTGCATTAGGCGGAATTTTCTCGGAACGATCTGGTGTAGTTAATATTGGACTTGAAGGTTTAATGGTTATTGGTGCATTCTCCGCAATAGTTTTTAACATTACATTTGTCGATACATTTGGTAGCTTAACACCTTGGATTTCCATTTTAGTTGCAATGGTTGCAGGTGCTATTTTTTCCCTTCTACACGCCGTTGCTGCGATTACATTCCGTGCTGACCATACAGTTTCGGGTGTGGCGATTAACTTACTTGCAACAGGGATAACTTTATTCCTTGTTAAGCTTATCTATGGTAAAGGTGAAACAGGCATTATCAAAGAAGGCATTAGTAAAGTGAATATACCATATTTAGAAGACATTCCTATTATTGGACCAATATTTTTCCAAAATACGTATTGGACATCATTTTTAGCTATTATCGTTGCGATCATCGTATGGTATGTAGTTTTCAAAACACCATTTGGTCTACGTCTTCGTTCAGTTGGAGAGCATCCAATGGCAGCTGATACAATGGGAATTAACGTTACAAAAATGCGCTATCTTGGGGTTATCCTTTCTGGAGCACTTGGCGGTATCGGCGGCGCCGTATACGCACAATCCATTGCTAATAACTTCAGCCATTCAACGATTAGTGGTCAAGGTTTCATGGCGCTTGCTGCAATGATTTTTGGTAAATGGCATCCACTAGGTGCCTTAGGTGCAGCGATCTTCTTCGGTTTCGCTCAAAGTATAAGTATCATTGGTTCAAGTTTACCTTTCTTAAAGGAAATTCCAAGTGTATACTTGTTAATAGCTCCTTATGTGCTAACGATCTTGGCATTAACGGGATTCATTGGCCGTGCCGATGCACCAAAATCAATTGGTACACACTATATCAAAGGAAATCGTTAA
- a CDS encoding ABC transporter ATP-binding protein, protein MDYVIEMLNIRKEFGGFVANDNITLQLKKGEIHALLGENGAGKSTLMNVLFGLYQPEQGEIRVKGQPVNITNPNIANDLGIGMVHQHFMLVDTFTVTENIILGREITSGGRIDIKKAEKEVRDISERYGLAVDPQAKISEITVGMQQRVEILKTLYRGAEILIFDEPTAVLTPQEIKELIQIMKTLIKEGKSIILITHKLKEIMEVADRCTVIRKGKGIGTVNVSETNPNELASLMVGREVVFKTEKKEAHPKQDVLEVNDLVVKDARGVTIVNGLNLSVKAGEIVGIAGIDGNGQSEFIEAITGLRKSESGSVKLNGKELINFTPRKITESGVGHIPQDRHKHGLVLNYPIGENIVLQNYYKKPFSKNGVLNFKEIYKQAKKIISEFDVRTPSEYTLARALSGGNQQKAIIGREVDRNPDLLIAAQPTRGLDVGAIEFIHKRLIEQRDNGKAVLLVSFELDEIMNVSDRIAVIYEGKIVAVVNPKETTEQELGLLMAGSNRKEAGEGTHV, encoded by the coding sequence ATGGATTATGTAATTGAGATGCTCAACATTCGAAAAGAATTTGGCGGATTCGTTGCGAATGATAACATTACCCTTCAATTAAAAAAGGGAGAAATTCATGCTTTGCTCGGTGAAAACGGAGCTGGTAAATCGACTTTGATGAATGTTCTATTTGGCTTGTATCAGCCTGAGCAGGGTGAAATTCGTGTAAAAGGGCAGCCAGTAAACATTACTAACCCTAATATTGCGAATGATTTAGGGATTGGAATGGTACATCAGCATTTTATGCTTGTGGATACATTTACCGTTACGGAAAATATTATTCTTGGTAGAGAAATAACTTCTGGCGGTAGAATTGATATTAAAAAGGCGGAAAAAGAGGTCCGTGACATTTCCGAGCGCTATGGCCTGGCTGTGGACCCGCAAGCAAAAATTTCAGAAATCACTGTTGGTATGCAGCAAAGGGTGGAAATTTTAAAAACTCTTTATCGCGGTGCTGAAATTCTTATTTTTGATGAACCTACTGCTGTGTTAACGCCTCAGGAAATTAAAGAATTAATTCAAATTATGAAAACGCTTATTAAAGAAGGAAAGTCCATTATTCTTATTACTCATAAGTTAAAAGAAATTATGGAAGTTGCTGACCGTTGTACGGTTATTCGAAAGGGTAAAGGGATTGGGACCGTAAATGTAAGTGAAACCAATCCGAATGAACTTGCAAGTTTAATGGTCGGTCGTGAAGTTGTATTTAAAACTGAAAAGAAAGAGGCACATCCAAAACAAGATGTCCTTGAAGTCAATGATTTGGTTGTTAAAGATGCTCGTGGTGTTACCATTGTTAATGGGCTTAATCTTTCAGTAAAAGCTGGAGAAATTGTCGGAATTGCTGGTATTGATGGTAACGGACAATCCGAATTTATTGAAGCCATTACTGGGTTACGTAAATCTGAAAGCGGTAGCGTAAAATTAAATGGAAAAGAATTAATTAATTTTACTCCAAGAAAGATTACTGAATCAGGTGTAGGTCATATTCCTCAGGATCGCCATAAACATGGTTTAGTACTTAATTATCCAATCGGCGAGAATATTGTTTTACAAAACTATTATAAGAAACCCTTTTCTAAAAATGGTGTTTTAAACTTTAAAGAAATATATAAACAAGCAAAGAAAATAATTAGTGAGTTTGATGTTCGGACACCAAGTGAATACACTTTAGCACGTGCACTTTCAGGGGGAAATCAGCAAAAAGCAATTATTGGACGAGAAGTTGACCGTAATCCAGATTTACTAATTGCTGCTCAGCCTACTCGTGGGCTGGACGTTGGAGCAATTGAATTTATTCATAAGCGTTTGATTGAACAACGCGATAACGGTAAGGCAGTTTTACTCGTTTCGTTTGAGTTAGATGAAATTATGAATGTTAGCGACAGGATTGCGGTTATTTACGAGGGGAAAATCGTAGCTGTAGTTAATCCGAAAGAAACAACTGAGCAGGAGCTTGGATTGCTGATGGCTGGTTCGAATAGAAAGGAAGCGGGTGAAGGAACTCATGTCTAA